The window TACAGTTCTTTCTTGCAATGAGTTCCAGATGATTAAATCTGATGATGATATATTGAATTTAAGTGCAATTGATTCAATATTTTCATCATATTGAGGAATATAAAAGATATTACCATCTTTATCAAACTGTTTGCTTTCAGCTTCTATAGATTTATCTTCACTCTTATCAGATAAATTAATAATGAGTTTATCACCAGCACGAATTAAATTGTCGCTCATGTCGTTTAATCGCATGAGTTTAATTAATGGGATATTATATTTTCTTGAAATTGAATATAAAGTTTCATCTGGTTGAACAATGTGATATATGTTTTTTACAGTTTTCTGTTTGCTAGGTTCTTTCTTAAATGATTTTGTTTCTTTTATTTCTTCTTTCTCTTCAATATTCTTTCTATTTTCTATACTCTCCCTTCTAACTACAAGGTCAAAAACATCATCAGGAATAATTGACATTAGCTTGTCATAATTAGTTTGACTGATATATTTTGGATCAGCTTTTTCAAGAAGCAAATGCTTAGCAAATAAACGCAATGAAACTTCTTCAAGTGTTTCGCGCGAGGAGATTATATTTAATAGGTTGTCGTAGGCCATATTTGTTCCGAAGAAGTCACCTGCACTCCCTGTTCCTTCGAGGTTCATTCCTGAACCAATACCAGTATATATTGTTGTATTGGATTCGTATGTTCGTGGGGCATTTAGTAAAAACAAATAGACTGCTAATGCCATCACTAAACCTGAAGCTATAAGTAAGAAAGCATTCCTGTATAATAGTCTGACAATCTGAATTATATTCATTTTATTCTAAGTTTGATATTTGGAATTTGATACCAACAATTTCCTGAAGAACTAAATAAGTGGTTGTTAATTCCGCTTTGGCTTGCTCATAACCAACAACAGCATTGTTGTATAGTTCAGTCATTTGAGCATATTCCTCAATTCTGATTTGACCGTTTGTAAACTGTTTTTCAATTAGCTGCTTTTGAATTATTAGTGCTTGTTTATTTTTATTTAATATACTGACTAATCTTTCATTTAAAATTACACGATTATATTGTTCAATAACCAATTGAGTAATTTCTTTTTCTCTTTGTTGCTTAATAATTTTTGCTTCCAGTAATTCTACTTCAGCAATACCTATTTCACTTTTTCTGTTTAATGCATCAGATAATGGTAATCTAATATACAATCCTGTTCCGTATCTTGTTTCAACTTGGGTATTGATGGTTGATGTTCCAGTATTTGGATTCCAGGATAATGCATCATAAGTACCATATACTACATCTCCACTTAGGCCAAAGTTTCTTGTCCAATTAGTTTTTGATAATCTAATTTTATACTGATTTTTCATAATTTCAGCATCCTGAAATTTGATAAGAGGAGAATTAATAATGGCTGAATCAATAAGTACATGGAGAGGAGGTAGTGATTTTAAAATTTGAGAAACTTCATTAACTTCATCAGCATCAGAACTGATAGTTTCATTTTGAGCATTTATAATAAATGGTAAAGTAAAAAGAGCTATAAGTAAGTATTGCATAGTGCGCATAATCAATTATTTTCTTTTTGAATCATTGCAGGAATAGTTTTAATTATGATTTTAATATCGCCCCAGAAACTATGATTATGGGCATATTGGTTATCAAGTTTTTTTCGATTTTCAATGGTATCCTGTGCAGTATTTTTAAGTTTTACTTGCCATAATCCAGTTAAACCTGCAGGTCCTAAAAATCGCTCAGACCATTGGTCAGACGTTAGTAATTCAGCTTCATAGAGCGGAAGTGGACGATTGCCTACAATAGACATATCTCCTTTTATTACATTTATTAGTTGTGGTAATTCATCTATGCTTGTATTTCGAATAAAACGACCCATAAAAGTAACCCGTGGATCATTTTCAAGCTTCTTAAAAGTTGACTTTATTTTAGATTCTCTTCTAGCCATATGCAAATTCTCACAGATTCTCTCTCCATGTATATACAGTAAAGGAGAGCAAGGTTCCTCTAAACTTTCACATTTCTCGCATACTTCATATTTTTTCTGTGAGCTATATATGTTTAAATGATCCAAATCTTTCAACTTACTGTCGGCATCAGAACGCATTGATCGAAGTTTGTAGAAGTTAAAAATATGATAGCCCGTTCCTACTCTTTTGGAAGTATAAAATACAGGACCCCTGGATTCAATTTTAATTAGAAATAATATAATCAATAAAAAAGGTGATAAAAAAAGTAGTGCTGTACAGGCAAAAAGGATATCAAATAATCTTTTTGAGAGTGGAGTATTGTATTTCGAGGATACAATCTCCTCTGAAACACCATTTGTAAGCCCGCTTTTATAATCGAGTAAAAACTTTATTCTAATATAAAGATTTTGAGGTTTGAAAGGTGTTGTGTATAAATCATCAATATGCAAATCAAGTACTTTATTTTTAACTTCATCATTTGCATTATGCTGAATAAGAATGAAAGGGATAGAGGATAAGGATTTATCTTTTTTTATGAATTCATGCAGGTCAAAACCATCCATGCCAGGTAAATTAGTTTCAGACAAGATTGCATGTAATTCTCTATTATCACTTTGGTTATC is drawn from Bacteroidota bacterium and contains these coding sequences:
- a CDS encoding TolC family protein, which translates into the protein MQYLLIALFTLPFIINAQNETISSDADEVNEVSQILKSLPPLHVLIDSAIINSPLIKFQDAEIMKNQYKIRLSKTNWTRNFGLSGDVVYGTYDALSWNPNTGTSTINTQVETRYGTGLYIRLPLSDALNRKSEIGIAEVELLEAKIIKQQREKEITQLVIEQYNRVILNERLVSILNKNKQALIIQKQLIEKQFTNGQIRIEEYAQMTELYNNAVVGYEQAKAELTTTYLVLQEIVGIKFQISNLE
- a CDS encoding sugar transferase, which gives rise to MTSQKQEKFKILYVGAAREVVHSFSKFPDLFDFSYAENVLLSIDWLKDNQSDNRELHAILSETNLPGMDGFDLHEFIKKDKSLSSIPFILIQHNANDEVKNKVLDLHIDDLYTTPFKPQNLYIRIKFLLDYKSGLTNGVSEEIVSSKYNTPLSKRLFDILFACTALLFLSPFLLIILFLIKIESRGPVFYTSKRVGTGYHIFNFYKLRSMRSDADSKLKDLDHLNIYSSQKKYEVCEKCESLEEPCSPLLYIHGERICENLHMARRESKIKSTFKKLENDPRVTFMGRFIRNTSIDELPQLINVIKGDMSIVGNRPLPLYEAELLTSDQWSERFLGPAGLTGLWQVKLKNTAQDTIENRKKLDNQYAHNHSFWGDIKIIIKTIPAMIQKENN